GCGATACGCGCGACGTGTCGGTGACGTCGGCCTTGCGACCTTCAGCGGTGTACACAATGGCGCCCTTCGGGAGAAACTCGCCCGCGATGCGCGCCGCCTGATCGACGCGGCCCCCACCGTTGTCGCGCAGGTCGATCAACACGCGACGCATTCCCTGCCCTTCCAGCCGGCCCAGCGCATCGTGCAGATCGTCGGCAACCTTGTCGTTCGCAAATGTCGTTATACGCACATAGCCCGTCTGGCCGTCGAGCATGAACGCCGCGGGCACGGCCGTCGATTCGTCGACACGCTCTCGCTTGACGACGCGGTCCAGTCGCGCCAGCGATCCATCGATGCGGCGGCGCTCGAAGCCTAACGTCACCGTCGAGTTCTTATTGCCGGAAAGCCCGATGTCGAGCTCCGGCGGCGATTCGGCGTCGACCGACTTCCCATCGATGGTAATGAGCTCGTCGCCGACGAGAATGTCCTGCTCCGCTGCCTTCGATCCCGCGTCGACACTCATCACGATCGGCGCGCCATCGATGAACCGGAACGTGATGGGTACCGGATAGAGCTTCCCATCGCGATATGCCATCGCCTTCGCGGAATTGAGGCGGATCGCCGGGATCACGAACGAATGCGGATCGGCGGCGTGAATCATTCCTTCGATCGCGGCCATGAACAGTTCGTGCATGTCCAGCGAGTCCGGATGATTGACCCGAATCTGATTCAGGACCTGGCTGAACATCTGCAGGTCCTCGGCCGTCGTTCGTGGGCGCAGCGGACTTCGTGACGCGGTGTCCTGCGCGCGGACGAGCGCGGGAACGGCGAACGCGAGGGCGAGCACGAGGGCCCCCGCCCGCGCGCGTACAAAAGCGTTAGGCATTGGAGTCACTCACGTCTCTTCATTTGCGTGGTCAGCGGTCGCCTTTGGCGGCTAATTCTCGGACACGATCCTCGGCATCCTTGCGCCGCAGATCCTGTTTGCTTGCTCGCGCGAGAAAGGCTTGATACTGCGTAAGGGCGTCGCTGCCCTTCCCTTCGCCGTCGAGTACCTGGCCGAGGACGAAGTACGGCGTCGCGAATACCGGATCGAGCTCGATCGCTTTGCGAAGCTGGCCTTCAGCATCCTTGAACTTGCCCGACGACGCGAGCGCATATCCGTAGATATAGCGGAGCGACGGATCGTCACCTCGAATCTGCACTGCGAGATCCATCTCGCTCAGTGCGGTCGTCGTATCCTTCGCCTCGAGCGCGATGTAGCCCATCTGGATGTGCGCCGGGAAATACGAGAGGTCTTCCTCGAGTGCGCGTCCGAAGGCTTCCTTTGCCGCGACCGCATTGCCAAGTCGCTGCTGCAC
This Gemmatimonadaceae bacterium DNA region includes the following protein-coding sequences:
- a CDS encoding S41 family peptidase, translated to MPNAFVRARAGALVLALAFAVPALVRAQDTASRSPLRPRTTAEDLQMFSQVLNQIRVNHPDSLDMHELFMAAIEGMIHAADPHSFVIPAIRLNSAKAMAYRDGKLYPVPITFRFIDGAPIVMSVDAGSKAAEQDILVGDELITIDGKSVDAESPPELDIGLSGNKNSTVTLGFERRRIDGSLARLDRVVKRERVDESTAVPAAFMLDGQTGYVRITTFANDKVADDLHDALGRLEGQGMRRVLIDLRDNGGGRVDQAARIAGEFLPKGAIVYTAEGRKADVTDTSRVSRSFWRSEKRYPIVLLVNDGTASASELVAGALQDHDRALVVGRPTFGKSLLMAGFPMSDGSIFELVIGHVRTPCGRVIQRQYHAISRHEYYRQAGEVRDTIGRPTCKTDQGRIVYGGGGIYPDVRLADQDAQPLWLARVRENDLVLKWIGGYVTANGSAIMTLDALAANPTMPAGAIAEFRSFATQQGVMIPAGADADGQLQRMLARAVGRAKFGDAGYYRIAALVDPTVREAAQEFDRASAILAKAP